A region of the Elaeis guineensis isolate ETL-2024a unplaced genomic scaffold, EG11 Super_Scaffold_1000033, whole genome shotgun sequence genome:
TTTCTTGAAAGTCACTCAATGTGAAACACATCAtgagaaaaagacaaaaaaaCATCCTCCAATGAAATTAATTTCATTTCTCATTAATATAGTCTAGGACTTTTCCATATCAATGTTGCAAACCAATATCAGCCTTTCTATCTTTTATAATGCAAGCATTCATTCCATTGTGATGGATCTCTCTGAAAGAAGGTACTGGACAACAAATGTTGGATGTTGTGCACATAATTTAGTTTTTCATCATCATGTATTTTATCATGATTGACAAGTACTTTTGATTTTCTATTAATTGGCAATCAGGACCCAAGAGCCCTAATTTTGCAAGAATAGGGTTGGATTTTTTGAAAGTTGGTCAACGTCGAAAACACACCACAAGAAAGTAGATAAATGGCATCATTCAATGAAACTAGGAAAATTTCTTAATTATTGTAGTCTAACCCTTTTCCATATCAATGTTGCAAACAACCCTTCATGCTTTTAGAATGTAGGTTTTCATGCCCCAATGTGATGGATCTCTCTCAATGAAGCAGACAGCAAAAAAAATGGATGATCTGAACATAATTTGGTGAAATGTATTTCATCATGTTCAGCtgtttttttcactattttgatAATTATGTGTGCTTTCTAACTGTGTACCATCTTCATGAAAAAGGACAACATACCCTAACTTTACACAcatatgcaaacacaaaaaagaaaaaaataaataaaaaagagagagaggaaaagaaggtTTCTCTTCTTCAAGATGTCCATACATGGCTGCTGCATAAGATTTGGGAGCCAGGAAATAAAAATACTTGTTAGAGGTCACAGCGAACTTTGATTATTTTTATCTCTATACTTTAACCCTCCATTAAAAAGTTCACCACTTGAGACCTTCTCAAGAATGAAATTACTGTTTTTGGGTGCATGTTCATCTTAGTCAGTTTAAAGTAATGTCTTCAAGCTAATACTATGTCATAATCTCTGAATTCATTATAATTTCAGGCAGCTTGTATCAGCTGGAAAAGACATAGAAAGTGTTTACTGGGAGCTTGTTATAAAGGATATTCAAGATGCATGCAAACTTTTTGAACCTATTTATGATCAAACAGATGGTGGTGATGGTTATGTATCTGTTGAAGTCTCTCCTAGACTTGCAAATGATACCAATGGAACTATTGAAGCTGCAAAATGGTTGCACAAGTTGGTTAACTGTCCCAATGTCTACATTAAGATCCCGGCTACTGCAGAATGTGTTCCTTCTATAAAAGAAGTAATCTCAAATGGTATAAGTGTGAATGTTACAGTAAGTTCCATTGCTTTGACCTGCCTGACCTACTTATTGGACATTAGTTTTAAAATTCCAGAATGTTGCATGCACTTGTAGAATATGTACTCCACTCCTACCTTCCTTGCTTTAGCAATCATATCTACATACTTTTGATTTTATCAATTCCAATCTCAGTACAAAACCCACTACCGGCACCATCTTGGTACAATGTCCACTTATGGTACAAGGGTTAGTTCGGTGTACTGATACTCAATACATTTCCATACCATGTGTGCACCGGTTTGGTtctggtatggtatggtacaccCACTATACATCAGTATAGACGAATATGGCGTGCTATGGTCTGATGTTTAAACCTGCTGGACAAACTATTCCTTTCTAAAAGGCCATGGGTATAATATGAAACTTAATAGCTAATTTACTTTCAACAGTGCTTTTGAGAAAACTTCTGTTTCTCGTCCATCTTAACTCTGCCTCCTCTCTTAATGGAAGGTCTAACCACCCACCTGCCAATTGTGCCGCAGgttttctattatttattttatattctcTTTATCTATTTTCTCTTCAAATTAGATGCTTCATCTAATGTTATTCAATTGTTTTTCCTTTTAATTTTGGTCTACATATCATCTCCGAATGGAAGTTAAGTACTCTATGTTTATTTATCTGCAACCTCTTCTGCATTTAACCTTAGAGCAGTATATTGTTCAAGTGAATGATTAGTGTGTCTTACTGATGACAGCTGATCTTCTCACTATCGAGATATGAAGCGGTCATTGATGCTTATTTGGATGGCCTTGAGTCTTCTGGGCTGGACGACCTGTCCAGGCTTACCAGTGTGGCTTCCTTTTTTGTCAGCCGTGTGGACACCCTTGTAGACAAGATGCTTGAAAAAATTGGGACACCTGAAGCTCTTGAGCTCCAAGGGAAGGTAAAAATTTAATGGACCTTATTCGGTAGACGGAAATGCTAGAAATTTAAtcatgtttttttaaaaaaaaaaaatctttaggcTGCAGTGGCTCAAGCAGCTTTGGCATATAAGCTCTATCAAAAGAAATTTTCGGGTCCAAGATGGGAGGCTTTGGTAAAGAAAGGTGCTAAGAAGCAAAGATTGTTGTGGGCATCAACCAGTGTTAAGAATCCTGCATATCCTGACACTTTGTATGTGGATCCTCTCATTGGACCTGATACGGTGAGCTTCAGAATTCTTTCTTATTCGGTTATAATTCTCTTGAAATTTTCACCATGCATACTACAGAAAAAGATCTTGTTTACATAGAGAGTAGCCCTTTATTTTTTCGTTTTTGTTTTGTTAATCTGTACGTTACTGTCAAAAGCAAATCTAGATTTGCTCACCACTTGATATGATTCACCTGAATAACACAAAAAGTAACCTGGGTCAGACTGGATACTATTAACTTGGAAACAAAGCATTAGGAGAATTGGTGATTTCCCATGGAGTTCATCTATTTGATACAGCGATTCAAGCAAATAAATACTAAATTGTAGTATTACA
Encoded here:
- the LOC105035433 gene encoding uncharacterized protein: MASISKLSNPNLAAASPRSSSALRPEPKLSLSFRTGGRIQRRASLLRLSTRSDRVERSFLVRCSQQDGNHAPANRTTLHDLYELQRQSPWYDNLCRPVTDLLPLIASGVRGVTSNPTIFQKAISSSNAYDEQFRQLVSAGKDIESVYWELVIKDIQDACKLFEPIYDQTDGGDGYVSVEVSPRLANDTNGTIEAAKWLHKLVNCPNVYIKIPATAECVPSIKEVISNGISVNVTLIFSLSRYEAVIDAYLDGLESSGLDDLSRLTSVASFFVSRVDTLVDKMLEKIGTPEALELQGKAAVAQAALAYKLYQKKFSGPRWEALVKKGAKKQRLLWASTSVKNPAYPDTLYVDPLIGPDTVSTMPDQALQAFIDHGTVSRTIDSNLSEAERAYAALQKLGIDWNKVGSQLEVEGVESFKKSFDSLLVSLQEKGDSLKLVSL